The Paenibacillus sp. MBLB1832 genome has a window encoding:
- a CDS encoding spore germination protein, translating into MNEHDFREWFALSEDVVLKTYPVTQGSVVERVTMLYCEGMVRTDLIDGLVLPKLQTFIESNYYRNQEGLDLSLLLQLRQLTGRQVIEDMKLSVYGGQLILFFERTQQIYTLDIASPPNRSPEESSTETSIKGPRDGFTEDAVTNIALVRKRLATPSLCCEKISLGRRSNTTVALLYLGDVLNESILQEARDRLQSVDVDAVISSVQLEEVLSGRKYALFPLLNYTGRPDFVADSLLRGRFAIIVDGSPMVLLAPANLTYILNSPEDIHNPYYYVTFERLLRLIGLLVSVLLPGLWISVSSFNLDQIPYQLVATISSSRLGLPLSGPMDFIIMLVLFELFREAGARLPKVVGQTVTVVGGLIVGDAAIRSGITSPTTLVVTSLSTISMYTLVNQSLAGSITILRIVILLFSTMFGIYGFMISLMGLVLFMSTLESFGVPYLSPLSPPQLGEIWTSLVAKPWKKLSRRPHDLSPKDDTRQGGERG; encoded by the coding sequence GTGAATGAGCATGATTTCCGCGAATGGTTCGCACTCTCTGAAGATGTTGTACTAAAAACGTACCCTGTGACGCAGGGGAGCGTAGTTGAACGTGTGACGATGCTCTATTGTGAGGGCATGGTCCGAACGGATCTCATTGACGGTCTCGTGCTCCCTAAGCTTCAGACTTTCATTGAAAGCAACTACTATCGCAATCAAGAGGGTCTTGATTTGAGCTTGCTGCTGCAATTAAGACAACTCACAGGTCGGCAGGTCATTGAAGATATGAAGCTATCGGTCTATGGGGGACAGCTCATCCTTTTTTTCGAAAGGACACAGCAAATCTATACGTTGGATATAGCATCACCTCCGAATCGTTCGCCCGAAGAATCAAGTACGGAAACTTCGATTAAAGGACCTCGTGACGGCTTCACGGAAGATGCCGTCACGAATATCGCCTTAGTTCGCAAACGATTGGCGACGCCTAGTTTATGCTGTGAGAAGATTTCATTGGGACGAAGAAGCAACACGACGGTCGCTTTACTATATCTTGGAGATGTGTTGAATGAGTCGATCTTGCAAGAAGCAAGGGATCGTTTGCAATCGGTGGATGTCGACGCTGTAATCAGCAGCGTTCAACTTGAAGAAGTGTTGTCGGGAAGAAAATATGCCCTATTTCCGCTGCTAAATTACACGGGGCGGCCAGACTTTGTCGCGGATAGCTTGCTGCGAGGCCGATTCGCCATCATCGTGGATGGATCACCGATGGTGCTGCTAGCGCCTGCCAACTTGACCTATATTTTAAACTCACCAGAAGATATCCATAATCCCTATTATTACGTCACGTTTGAGCGTTTACTGCGATTGATTGGCCTGCTCGTTTCGGTCTTATTGCCAGGCCTCTGGATCTCGGTGTCCAGCTTTAATTTGGACCAAATTCCGTATCAACTCGTTGCCACGATCTCCTCGTCACGGCTAGGATTACCACTATCAGGCCCGATGGATTTTATCATCATGCTGGTGTTATTTGAGCTGTTTCGAGAAGCTGGCGCCAGGTTGCCCAAAGTCGTTGGTCAAACAGTCACGGTAGTCGGCGGTCTGATTGTGGGAGATGCGGCCATTCGTTCGGGTATTACAAGCCCAACAACCTTGGTCGTGACTTCCTTGTCTACAATCTCCATGTATACCCTCGTGAATCAATCTCTCGCGGGATCGATTACGATTCTGCGAATCGTGATCCTTTTATTTTCCACGATGTTTGGTATTTATGGTTTCATGATTTCTCTGATGGGACTTGTGCTGTTCATGTCGACGCTTGAGTCGTTCGGCGTGCCGTATCTCTCCCCGCTTTCGCCTCCTCAATTGGGAGAAATATGGACTTCTCTTGTGGCCAAGCCGTGGAAGAAGCTTTCGCGAAGGCCCCATGATCTTAGCCCGAAGGATGATACCCGACAAGGCGGTGAACGTGGCTAA
- a CDS encoding TrmB family transcriptional regulator translates to MENVHQHLKNLGFTDLEAKCLLELAVNGTQTGYEIAKGLGVSRSNVYAALQKLADKGAVLTSHGEPTVYQSVPIEEIGERMEAELHASVRYVSEHLPKGDAQRLDYFSLIGDAKVLDRIRTELRKAKEEVLCDLAPEEAKLLKEELKQAPSHGVRVVAAPTSDSGLAQAFSPFPKRRGESAKELSQRKFTLLIDRKLAIVGTRGGGESTLAMLTEQTAMVELLYHQFCSAIVFHELGQDMGAKLEDKYGKYFKKMIQKYIEPKRAEEVKIPVTKLIVEPEVADELGRLEVAADPRLSDESSDELTTGSKRNELLASEGKLGEGKSTGKRKKKK, encoded by the coding sequence ATGGAGAATGTTCATCAGCATTTGAAAAACCTGGGCTTCACAGATTTGGAAGCCAAATGTCTGCTCGAGCTTGCGGTCAACGGTACACAAACTGGCTATGAAATCGCCAAGGGTCTCGGCGTTTCACGCTCCAATGTGTACGCCGCGCTGCAAAAGCTCGCGGACAAAGGCGCTGTGCTCACCAGCCACGGCGAGCCGACGGTGTATCAAAGTGTGCCGATTGAGGAGATCGGCGAGCGGATGGAAGCGGAGCTGCATGCCTCGGTCCGCTACGTGAGCGAGCATTTGCCGAAGGGCGATGCGCAGCGGTTGGATTATTTTAGCTTGATTGGCGACGCCAAGGTGCTGGATCGGATTCGCACCGAGCTGCGCAAAGCGAAGGAGGAAGTGCTCTGCGACCTCGCGCCAGAAGAAGCGAAGCTGCTGAAGGAAGAGCTGAAGCAAGCGCCATCCCATGGCGTACGGGTCGTAGCTGCGCCGACAAGTGATTCGGGGCTGGCGCAAGCCTTTTCCCCTTTTCCAAAGCGGCGGGGTGAAAGTGCAAAAGAACTCTCTCAGCGTAAATTTACACTGCTCATCGACCGGAAATTAGCGATCGTCGGCACCCGTGGCGGGGGTGAGTCGACCCTTGCGATGTTGACGGAGCAGACGGCGATGGTGGAGCTGCTGTATCATCAGTTTTGCAGTGCTATCGTGTTCCATGAACTGGGGCAGGATATGGGTGCGAAGCTGGAGGATAAGTATGGGAAGTATTTTAAGAAAATGATTCAGAAGTACATAGAGCCCAAACGAGCGGAGGAAGTGAAAATCCCCGTTACGAAGCTGATTGTGGAACCCGAAGTAGCGGATGAGTTGGGAAGGTTGGAGGTTGCCGCTGATCCGAGGCTGAGCGATGAGAGCAGCGATGAGCTGACCACGGGCAGTAAGCGGAATGAGCTACTTGCCAGCGAGGGTAAGCTAGGTGAGGGCAAGTCGACAGGAAAGAGGAAAAAGAAGAAATGA
- a CDS encoding sensor histidine kinase, protein MSIRVRLVLSYIAMLLVPLVLFGLAVILITIATLGSLKSGFDVDFSHGNPIKRVIDQEAENVAYMKARTETDPDAFLDEAFVKDLNERFHKINMGVIVRRDHAITYVSSYLKEGEAGDTSKLPVYGTPTGKYQRNQGSVWITRQQDFTFSDGSKGTAFVFLDGGPFQKYLYRFSKTVMWTLLLILIGTNGVLTYFVSRSIIRPLRGLKRAAEQIKEGNLDFEIKPHRNDELGELSVAFEEMRRKLKQSVDLQLQYEENRKELMSNISHDLKTPVTAIKGYVEGIMDGVTNSPDKLDKYIRTIYNKAVDMDRMIDELFLFSKLDLGKVPFQFETVEIGDYVQDCAQELQLDMEKKGVQFTLADLPQEPVFVTADRDKLRRVLLNIIDNAMKYSEAGHCQINLSVLEQGGFAVIQIQDNGQGISEEALPHIFDRFYRADPSRNTTTGGSGLGLAIAKQIIEEHGGQIGARSQLGEGTTVYVALPVLRGEESEA, encoded by the coding sequence ATGTCCATCCGTGTACGGCTAGTCTTGTCCTATATTGCCATGCTGCTTGTTCCGCTTGTGCTTTTTGGGCTGGCTGTCATACTCATTACCATTGCGACGTTGGGAAGCTTGAAATCGGGGTTTGATGTGGATTTCTCCCATGGCAACCCGATCAAACGCGTGATCGACCAGGAAGCCGAGAATGTCGCTTATATGAAGGCCAGAACAGAGACCGATCCAGATGCTTTTCTGGATGAAGCCTTTGTGAAGGATTTGAATGAGCGATTCCATAAAATCAACATGGGTGTCATTGTTCGTAGGGATCACGCGATTACGTATGTTTCATCCTATTTGAAAGAAGGGGAGGCGGGGGATACCTCGAAGCTCCCCGTTTATGGGACACCAACGGGTAAATACCAACGGAATCAAGGCTCCGTATGGATTACGCGCCAGCAGGACTTTACATTTTCAGATGGGAGCAAAGGGACTGCCTTTGTGTTCCTGGATGGCGGTCCATTCCAGAAATATTTATATCGATTCTCCAAAACCGTGATGTGGACCCTTCTGCTGATCCTCATCGGAACCAATGGCGTGCTGACGTATTTCGTATCGCGCAGCATCATTCGGCCATTACGGGGGCTGAAGCGGGCAGCCGAACAGATTAAGGAGGGCAACCTCGACTTCGAGATTAAGCCGCATCGCAATGACGAGCTCGGCGAGCTCAGTGTCGCATTTGAAGAAATGCGCCGCAAGCTCAAGCAATCGGTTGACCTTCAGCTCCAGTATGAAGAGAATCGCAAAGAGCTCATGTCGAATATTTCCCATGATTTGAAAACACCCGTTACCGCCATCAAAGGCTATGTGGAAGGCATTATGGATGGGGTCACGAATTCACCAGATAAATTGGATAAATACATTCGGACGATTTACAACAAAGCGGTCGATATGGACCGTATGATTGATGAACTCTTCCTATTTTCCAAGCTCGATTTGGGCAAAGTCCCGTTTCAGTTTGAAACCGTCGAAATTGGGGACTACGTACAGGATTGCGCGCAAGAGCTGCAGTTGGATATGGAGAAAAAAGGGGTACAGTTCACACTTGCCGATCTCCCACAGGAGCCTGTGTTCGTAACGGCTGACCGTGACAAATTGAGACGCGTCCTCTTGAATATTATCGACAATGCGATGAAATACAGCGAGGCAGGACATTGCCAGATTAATCTTAGCGTCCTTGAACAGGGCGGCTTTGCTGTCATTCAGATTCAAGACAATGGGCAGGGCATATCGGAAGAAGCGCTTCCTCATATTTTCGATCGCTTCTATCGAGCGGATCCCTCTAGGAACACCACCACTGGGGGGAGTGGGCTCGGGCTTGCGATTGCCAAACAAATTATAGAAGAGCATGGCGGGCAGATTGGTGCCAGAAGCCAGTTAGGCGAAGGAACCACGGTGTATGTAGCCTTACCAGTGCTTAGGGGGGAGGAAAGCGAAGCGTGA
- a CDS encoding MgtC/SapB family protein, translating into MEFTVDVHILMKLGISAIFGLIIGLEREIRNKPLGLKTSLVICLSSCLLTIVSIESANKYAVAGLHVMDPMRLAAQVVSGIGFLGAGAILRKHNDVIIGLTTAAMIWGAAGLGIAVGAGFIVEAFFGLLLILVSVIGLPFVIKKMGPRPLIMKDLRVRLVVSHDGNLTSIIKAIIAKGYKMKSVHIKELNQEQQELNFIVFIDRKYASEVYDDLKSMTYIEIAEVETL; encoded by the coding sequence ATGGAATTTACAGTCGATGTACACATTTTAATGAAATTAGGAATTTCAGCTATTTTTGGACTAATTATCGGCTTGGAAAGAGAAATCAGAAACAAACCGCTCGGCCTGAAAACCTCGCTAGTCATCTGCTTGAGCAGCTGCTTATTGACGATCGTATCGATCGAATCCGCCAATAAATACGCAGTCGCTGGGCTGCATGTGATGGATCCTATGAGGCTGGCTGCCCAAGTGGTGAGCGGAATCGGCTTTCTCGGTGCAGGCGCCATTCTGCGTAAACACAATGATGTCATCATCGGGTTAACGACGGCAGCGATGATCTGGGGCGCAGCAGGCCTCGGGATCGCGGTCGGAGCTGGCTTCATTGTGGAAGCTTTCTTCGGTCTATTGCTCATCCTCGTCAGCGTTATTGGTTTGCCTTTTGTCATTAAGAAAATGGGACCGAGACCGCTCATCATGAAGGATTTGCGCGTTCGGCTCGTCGTGTCGCATGACGGGAATCTCACGAGCATCATTAAGGCGATCATCGCCAAAGGCTACAAAATGAAAAGCGTCCATATCAAAGAGCTGAACCAAGAGCAGCAGGAACTGAATTTCATTGTCTTCATCGATCGCAAGTATGCGTCTGAGGTCTATGACGACTTGAAGAGCATGACGTATATCGAGATCGCGGAAGTGGAGACGTTGTAG
- a CDS encoding NADPH-dependent FMN reductase family protein, whose translation MILLEAYTWGDGDLPDEFEDFYEELDDLNFGWAQNGSFLFGGHSSARRNVGALLA comes from the coding sequence ATGATTCTGCTCGAGGCCTATACATGGGGAGACGGCGACTTGCCTGACGAATTCGAAGATTTCTACGAAGAGTTGGATGATCTGAATTTTGGCTGGGCGCAAAACGGGAGTTTTCTGTTCGGCGGTCATTCGTCTGCCAGGCGGAACGTAGGTGCGTTATTGGCTTGA
- a CDS encoding response regulator transcription factor yields the protein MSRILIVEDEMSIAELERDYLEISGYEVDIENSGDRGLERALAHNYDLIILDLMLPNMDGFEICRRIRSEKDIPIVMVSAKKEDIDKIRGLGLGADDYMIKPFSPSELVARVKAHLTRYERLMGRRESKNDEVRIRGLMIDKTARRVFVNDKEVVFTTKEFDLLTHLAMNPNRVYSKEQLFDGIWGMDAMGEIATVTVHIRKLREKIEQDPSNPQYIETIWGAGYRFRI from the coding sequence GTGAGTCGGATTTTGATCGTGGAAGATGAGATGAGTATTGCCGAGCTGGAACGGGACTACTTGGAAATTAGCGGCTACGAGGTCGATATCGAAAACAGCGGGGATCGCGGCTTGGAGCGGGCGTTAGCGCACAATTACGATCTGATCATCCTGGATCTCATGCTGCCGAACATGGATGGTTTCGAAATTTGCCGGCGCATTCGCAGTGAGAAGGATATTCCGATCGTCATGGTGTCTGCGAAAAAGGAAGACATCGATAAGATTCGCGGCCTTGGCCTCGGCGCCGATGATTATATGATTAAGCCTTTCAGCCCCAGTGAGCTGGTGGCGCGTGTGAAAGCCCATCTAACCCGCTATGAACGGTTGATGGGGCGGCGGGAGTCGAAGAACGACGAGGTTCGCATTCGAGGATTGATGATCGATAAAACGGCACGGCGAGTGTTCGTGAATGATAAAGAGGTCGTATTCACGACCAAAGAATTCGATTTGCTCACCCATCTGGCGATGAATCCCAATCGGGTGTACAGCAAGGAGCAATTGTTCGATGGGATCTGGGGCATGGATGCCATGGGGGAGATTGCGACAGTGACCGTACACATCCGCAAGCTGCGGGAGAAAATCGAGCAGGATCCGTCGAATCCGCAATACATCGAGACGATTTGGGGAGCGGGTTATCGGTTTCGTATATAG
- a CDS encoding GerAB/ArcD/ProY family transporter, which yields MSGKKQITSLQLYMILMMSIGISNHVLLIPVLLHYGKRDSWFGAVLAIMPMLIWACLIYFIVRRSKQEELMGWIQMRLGKWVMHAMQGLVALICLVHAVVTIRDVTMWTHVTYLPRTPLFFITGVFVIFCFFAAREGIKAIAISSGLLLPAVIALGYFVMGANFQYKDYTMLTPLFTHGYGPTFISVLLTCSASFEIMSILVMQHHVRTRIRLRGLLILTVCIIGLTIGPLTGAIAIFGPFESADLRYPAFEQWRMVTLGKYISHLDFLSIFQWISGSSMRTSILLFISVDVLKIQKKSTRSHVLIWICLGIFALCLYPVSDNQMVKWLQNDYYTYMFAAGIVLTLFLLIVAMLPIRGKETKA from the coding sequence ATGTCTGGGAAAAAGCAGATCACTTCCCTGCAATTGTATATGATTTTGATGATGTCGATTGGAATTTCGAATCATGTGCTGCTCATCCCTGTATTGCTTCACTATGGCAAGAGGGATTCTTGGTTTGGTGCCGTACTTGCCATAATGCCAATGCTGATCTGGGCTTGTCTGATTTATTTCATCGTTAGACGATCTAAGCAGGAAGAGTTAATGGGCTGGATTCAAATGAGATTAGGGAAATGGGTTATGCACGCGATGCAAGGTCTTGTTGCGCTAATCTGCTTGGTCCACGCTGTTGTCACGATCAGGGACGTCACAATGTGGACGCACGTTACGTATCTGCCAAGAACGCCCCTATTTTTTATTACAGGGGTGTTTGTGATATTTTGTTTTTTTGCCGCCAGAGAAGGGATTAAGGCGATTGCCATTTCCTCAGGTCTCCTATTGCCAGCCGTTATTGCGCTTGGTTACTTCGTAATGGGAGCCAACTTTCAATACAAGGATTACACCATGCTCACACCGCTTTTCACTCACGGATATGGACCTACATTCATCTCCGTCTTACTTACCTGCAGTGCTTCCTTCGAAATCATGAGTATTCTCGTGATGCAGCATCATGTGCGAACGCGCATTCGTTTGCGAGGGCTGCTCATTCTGACCGTGTGTATCATTGGTCTTACGATCGGCCCCTTAACTGGAGCTATCGCGATATTTGGTCCATTCGAGTCAGCGGACTTACGATATCCAGCCTTTGAGCAATGGCGGATGGTGACGCTTGGGAAATATATTTCCCACCTAGATTTCTTATCTATTTTCCAATGGATTTCAGGTTCAAGCATGCGAACTTCTATCTTGTTGTTTATCAGTGTCGATGTCCTGAAGATTCAGAAGAAATCAACGCGGTCGCACGTCCTGATCTGGATCTGCCTTGGTATTTTCGCATTATGTCTATATCCCGTTTCGGATAACCAGATGGTGAAGTGGCTGCAAAACGACTACTACACGTACATGTTCGCAGCAGGCATTGTACTAACGTTGTTCTTACTGATTGTTGCCATGCTGCCTATCAGGGGAAAGGAGACGAAGGCCTAA
- a CDS encoding Ger(x)C family spore germination protein encodes MRNILVKCVIGIFLLGSLTGCWDMKTIQDTNYMTAVGFDYKDGKFIVYGQMLDFASVAKQEGGQSTQPPLIWVGKEEGATPSEAFNKLYKTSQQRVFWGHIGAYLFTKRALGQGIGKYTDGSIRYSETRFTQWVYSTDQPIESVFSIVPFFNVSPMSSILMQPTDNYRQSSYIVPRRLFGVVSHIREPGQMIMLPSLDIVKDVWLKNEKPDPKLMVNGAYTLNLHHQLEWFSLTELLGLRWLNEHTKRTPLLIYKEGKPIQNVLIKPKSHIKVRVDGDLPVFDLEIAAATAVAEVFELVDEDTLEQLVSKEVTEEVERTFQHGQNRGADVYGLEHVLYRQNSAAWGKLTNYGTNPLTDYKLGNIIVKVKITNTGMLKMKEKNQQY; translated from the coding sequence ATGAGAAATATTTTAGTCAAGTGTGTAATAGGGATCTTCTTACTAGGCAGTCTGACGGGTTGTTGGGATATGAAAACGATTCAAGATACGAATTACATGACAGCCGTCGGCTTCGATTATAAAGATGGGAAGTTTATCGTCTATGGGCAAATGCTGGATTTCGCAAGCGTGGCGAAGCAAGAGGGAGGTCAATCTACACAGCCGCCGTTAATCTGGGTAGGTAAAGAAGAAGGTGCAACACCTAGCGAAGCGTTTAATAAGCTCTATAAGACGTCGCAGCAGCGCGTTTTCTGGGGACACATCGGTGCTTATTTATTTACCAAACGAGCGTTAGGTCAAGGGATTGGCAAGTATACTGACGGTTCGATCCGTTACAGCGAAACGAGATTTACCCAATGGGTGTATAGTACAGACCAGCCGATTGAGTCGGTGTTCTCGATCGTCCCGTTTTTTAACGTCTCACCGATGAGCTCTATCTTGATGCAACCCACCGATAATTATCGGCAAAGTTCTTATATTGTTCCACGCCGTTTATTCGGTGTGGTCTCTCATATTAGAGAGCCTGGTCAGATGATTATGCTGCCTTCCTTGGACATCGTGAAAGATGTATGGTTGAAAAATGAAAAGCCAGACCCCAAATTAATGGTGAACGGGGCTTATACGCTCAATTTGCACCACCAGTTGGAATGGTTTTCTTTGACCGAGTTACTTGGTTTAAGATGGTTGAATGAGCATACAAAGCGTACACCTTTGTTGATCTATAAAGAGGGCAAGCCTATTCAAAATGTCCTTATTAAACCAAAGTCACACATCAAGGTACGCGTGGATGGCGACCTGCCTGTATTTGATCTCGAGATTGCAGCCGCCACGGCCGTTGCGGAAGTGTTTGAGTTGGTGGATGAGGATACGTTGGAACAGTTAGTTTCCAAAGAAGTTACCGAGGAAGTGGAACGGACCTTTCAACACGGTCAAAATCGAGGAGCCGATGTATACGGACTGGAGCATGTCTTGTATCGACAGAATTCAGCCGCTTGGGGCAAACTGACGAACTACGGTACCAATCCGTTGACCGACTACAAGCTCGGGAACATCATCGTGAAAGTGAAGATTACGAATACGGGTATGCTCAAGATGAAGGAAAAAAATCAACAATATTAA
- a CDS encoding HD domain-containing protein, which yields MIKRDEANLDKEQILHAAEALVKEKLERDSSGHDWWHIYRVVQTTKRIAAQEGADAFVCELAALLHDVVDEKLNADPAAAQRELEAWLAASGTPAAQIAHVLEIISTMSFKGGARPPMRTLEGQVVQDADRLDAIGAVGISRVFAYSGWKGRPIHDSAVTVREHMTEAEYRGGNDTAINHFYEKLLKLKELMNTAYARQLAEERHRFMELYLQQFYAEWEGER from the coding sequence ATGATAAAGCGAGACGAAGCTAATCTGGATAAAGAACAAATCCTTCACGCAGCGGAAGCGCTCGTGAAGGAGAAGCTGGAGCGCGATAGCAGCGGCCACGATTGGTGGCACATCTATCGCGTCGTGCAGACGACGAAGCGGATCGCCGCCCAAGAAGGCGCCGATGCCTTCGTCTGCGAGCTTGCGGCGCTGCTTCACGACGTTGTCGACGAGAAGCTGAACGCCGATCCAGCGGCGGCGCAGCGCGAGCTGGAAGCTTGGCTCGCCGCCAGCGGCACGCCGGCGGCGCAGATCGCACACGTGCTGGAGATCATCAGCACGATGTCGTTCAAGGGCGGCGCGCGACCGCCCATGCGCACGCTGGAAGGCCAGGTCGTGCAGGATGCCGACCGGTTGGATGCGATTGGCGCGGTGGGCATCTCGCGCGTGTTTGCTTATTCGGGCTGGAAGGGCCGCCCGATTCATGATTCTGCCGTCACCGTGCGCGAGCACATGACGGAGGCGGAGTATCGCGGGGGGAACGACACCGCGATTAATCACTTTTACGAGAAGCTGCTCAAGCTGAAGGAGCTGATGAACACGGCCTACGCGAGGCAGCTCGCGGAGGAGCGGCATCGCTTCATGGAGCTGTACCTGCAGCAGTTTTATGCGGAGTGGGAAGGCGAGCGATAG
- a CDS encoding ABC transporter permease — protein sequence MLNTSNLLMANVWNELLKMTMKKKTIFFLAVTLLLPLLAGMLLSKFQNGIGVGAISTDDFPIIMLGMFTSIFLPLFVFMGAADVFSGEMGERTMKNMLLRPLSRFKVFASKQLALGIFIALYLVVALIASIVAAMFFDHFGGLRSVGNWFLAYGAAFLPLLVLSIAAVCLAQFFSRSSSALTVSILLYLTFKVAAFFLPQIATYSPTAYTDWHTLWVSGSMVTGKIASIFMFLSACSILFFTAGYYLFDKKEL from the coding sequence ATGCTTAACACGTCGAACCTGCTTATGGCTAACGTTTGGAACGAGCTGCTTAAAATGACGATGAAAAAAAAGACGATTTTCTTCCTCGCCGTAACGCTGCTCTTACCGCTTCTAGCTGGCATGTTGCTGTCGAAATTCCAGAATGGCATCGGGGTCGGTGCGATCTCGACGGATGATTTCCCAATCATTATGCTCGGCATGTTTACGAGTATTTTCCTGCCCCTGTTCGTGTTCATGGGAGCGGCGGATGTGTTCTCTGGGGAAATGGGCGAGCGTACGATGAAAAATATGCTGCTCAGACCCCTCTCCAGGTTCAAGGTGTTTGCCTCCAAACAGCTGGCGCTCGGTATCTTTATCGCACTTTACCTAGTCGTGGCGTTGATCGCGTCGATTGTGGCGGCTATGTTTTTCGACCATTTCGGCGGCTTGCGCTCCGTGGGCAATTGGTTTCTCGCGTATGGCGCTGCCTTCCTCCCTCTGCTAGTACTTAGCATCGCGGCGGTATGTCTGGCGCAGTTTTTCTCTAGAAGCTCCTCGGCCCTGACGGTGAGCATCCTGCTATATTTGACATTCAAGGTAGCAGCCTTCTTTCTTCCGCAGATCGCGACCTATTCGCCAACAGCCTATACCGACTGGCATACGCTCTGGGTGAGCGGTTCGATGGTAACCGGCAAGATCGCATCGATCTTTATGTTTTTGAGTGCGTGCAGTATACTATTTTTTACAGCTGGTTATTATTTGTTTGATAAAAAGGAGCTCTAA
- a CDS encoding ABC transporter ATP-binding protein yields the protein MNPVVEINHVTKIFPNLRGIHDVSMKVQRGDIYGFFGPNGAGKTTVMKIMTGLARAQQGEVKLFGFDVSTQHEQAMAKVGALIETAEAYTYMSGRRNLELAARLYPGVGKERVDEVIELVGLTPFQHEKVARYSLGMKQRLGLAAAILSKPELLILDEPTNGLDIEGMVHIREIILKLAREERITFFISSHLIHEMELMCNRLGIIHHGKLIREGRITDIMAGSPSLEAAYLREIQGNRGLAAHA from the coding sequence ATGAACCCTGTCGTTGAAATCAATCATGTGACCAAAATATTTCCGAACCTTCGCGGTATCCACGACGTGAGTATGAAGGTGCAGCGCGGTGATATTTACGGCTTCTTCGGGCCGAATGGCGCGGGCAAAACAACGGTCATGAAAATCATGACCGGCTTAGCTCGCGCCCAGCAAGGCGAGGTGAAGCTATTCGGCTTCGATGTCAGCACCCAGCACGAGCAGGCGATGGCGAAGGTGGGTGCCTTGATTGAGACTGCAGAAGCCTACACCTATATGAGTGGGCGCCGAAATCTCGAGCTCGCCGCTCGCCTCTATCCAGGCGTAGGGAAGGAGCGGGTCGACGAGGTGATCGAGCTCGTAGGATTGACCCCTTTTCAGCATGAGAAAGTGGCGCGGTACTCCCTGGGGATGAAACAGCGACTCGGGCTGGCCGCGGCGATTCTGTCAAAGCCCGAGCTGCTCATTCTCGATGAGCCAACGAACGGGCTGGATATCGAAGGCATGGTGCACATTCGCGAAATTATTCTGAAGCTGGCGCGCGAGGAGCGCATTACGTTCTTCATCTCGAGCCATCTCATTCATGAAATGGAGTTGATGTGCAACCGCTTGGGCATCATCCATCACGGAAAGCTCATTCGGGAGGGGCGCATCACCGATATTATGGCTGGCAGTCCATCCTTGGAAGCCGCCTACTTGCGTGAAATTCAAGGAAACAGGGGGCTGGCCGCACATGCTTAA